One Trichormus variabilis 0441 genomic window, CGGCTAATATCCAGACTATAAGCATAGCCGGGAGAATAAAGCAACTACCCGCCACCAATAAACCACGCCATCCGCCTTGTTCGTAGCCTATGTGTATAGCTAATTCCGTCGAGTTGGGGCCAGGAATCAAATTTGTGATTCCCAACAAATCCAGCAGTTTCTCCCGACTCATCCACCGACGGCGATTCACTACCTCATTATCCATCATGGCAATATGAGCAGCCGGGCCACCAAAGGCGATCGCTCCTAGTCGCAAAAATACCACCGCTAATTCTCTTAATCGCTGCTGCTGTTGTTTGGGAGTCAGCTCATCATAGGAAACAGCTTCCTGTGTCACTATAATTTTCCTGATTTATGACGTTGACAGGATTAGTATATCGAATTTCGATAACGAGAACCTATATAATACAAGTCACTCTGTGTTACTATACGGCTTGTAAATACGGTAAGTCAATCGAATTTAGGGTGTATATATGACCGAGATCAAGAAGGTAAGTGATGAATTTTCGGCGGGTGGACAGCCAACCACGGAAACATTAAAACAACTTGCTGATGAGGGATATAAATCTGTGGTGAATTTGCGATCGCTTGATGAGGCGGGAGCCTTAGCAGATGAAGAACAACAAGCGCAAGCCGCAGGTCTTGAGTATGTGAATGTACCAATTAAGTCAACGGAAGCCAACCATAACTCAACAGCAAAAGTTCTCTCCGAGCTAGAGAAATTGCCGACTCCTGTATATTTTCATTGTGGTGCAGGTGGAAGAGCTAACGCCTTAGCACTGATTGCTTTAGCAACTCAACAAAAACTGAACCGCGAACAGGTTTTAGCAAAAGCCAAAGAACTCGGTATCAACCCAGATCAATCACAATTAAAACAATTTTTAGAAAATCTTTCTTAAATTATGGTGTCGAGTTCCGAGGTGTAGGTTGGGTTAAGCACACCGCAAAAATATTTGGTTTTGGGTTTATTTAACGAAGAAAATACCTGAACTTTAGTGGCTATCCCACCTACAATTTTTGCATGATTTTAGCTTTGTCAGTTCATAGATTCAGCTAAACATTTATCTAGGATGAATATGCCGTCTAGGCCCCCATCCTGGATTGACAATAGTTGCTAACTCTTCTTCACTCAATTTACTAATTTCGTTCTCCAATTCTTCAACAGTGAAGTCATAACCACCTTCTTTAGCAATCTGAATAAACTCCTCTGGGTTATTTGTTGCTTTCAACCTTTCTCTGAAGGCTTGGTTTTCCTTAACAGCTTTTAATAGTTTGGCAGCATTTTGCTGTGTCATCTCATTTATCTCCTATCTCAAATATCAGATTTTAAGTTAGAGCCAATGTTATTAAAGGCTCAATCTATAATTTAGATAGTTGCATTATTTTTAATTATTCGTCTTGTACCGATAGAAATAAAAATGTTAACCATTCAAAATTCAAAATACCCTACAGGTTCTCCGCAGGAGTACAAAATTAAAGACAGTTGGAGTCGGGGATGTTTTACCCCAAATCAACTGATACCATGTGTAAACGCAGGGGTCTTAAACCCTTGAATTTACGATAAATAATGTTATGGCTGGATGATACTTTGAATATAAGTCCGATACCATATCTAATACAGGTCTTAGGTATAATTTTGTGGAAAATATTCATGGATGCAATACTTAAACAA contains:
- a CDS encoding Nif11-like leader peptide family natural product precursor, coding for MTQQNAAKLLKAVKENQAFRERLKATNNPEEFIQIAKEGGYDFTVEELENEISKLSEEELATIVNPGWGPRRHIHPR
- a CDS encoding fused DSP-PTPase phosphatase/NAD kinase-like protein, with amino-acid sequence MTEIKKVSDEFSAGGQPTTETLKQLADEGYKSVVNLRSLDEAGALADEEQQAQAAGLEYVNVPIKSTEANHNSTAKVLSELEKLPTPVYFHCGAGGRANALALIALATQQKLNREQVLAKAKELGINPDQSQLKQFLENLS